From the genome of Duffyella gerundensis, one region includes:
- the sufC gene encoding Fe-S cluster assembly ATPase SufC produces the protein MLSIKDLQVSVEDKEILRGLNLEVKPGEVHAIMGPNGSGKSTLSATLAGREDYEVTSGSVAFNGKDLLELSPEDRAGEGIFMAFQYPVEIPGVSNQFFLQTSVNAVRKYRQQGELDRFDFQDFIEEKIDLLKMPQDLLTRSVNVGFSGGEKKRNDILQMAALEPQLCILDETDSGLDIDALKIVANGVNTLRDGKRSFIIVTHYQRILDYIKPDFVHVLYQGKIVKSGDFSLVKQLEEQGYGWLTDEE, from the coding sequence ATGTTAAGTATTAAAGATTTACAGGTTAGCGTTGAAGACAAGGAAATCCTGCGTGGTTTGAACCTGGAAGTGAAGCCAGGCGAAGTGCACGCCATCATGGGGCCAAACGGCTCGGGTAAAAGTACCTTGTCTGCCACGCTGGCTGGCCGTGAAGATTATGAAGTCACCAGCGGATCGGTGGCGTTCAACGGCAAAGATCTGCTGGAACTTTCTCCGGAAGATCGCGCTGGCGAAGGCATCTTTATGGCGTTTCAGTACCCGGTTGAAATTCCCGGCGTCAGCAACCAGTTTTTCCTGCAAACCTCGGTTAACGCCGTGCGTAAATACCGTCAGCAGGGTGAACTGGATCGCTTTGACTTCCAGGACTTCATCGAAGAGAAGATCGACCTGCTGAAAATGCCTCAGGATTTGCTGACGCGCTCAGTAAACGTTGGCTTCTCCGGCGGTGAGAAAAAGCGTAACGATATTCTGCAGATGGCTGCCCTTGAGCCGCAGCTCTGTATTCTTGACGAGACTGACTCCGGCCTCGACATTGATGCCCTGAAAATCGTGGCTAACGGCGTGAACACGCTGCGCGACGGCAAGCGTTCATTCATCATTGTGACGCACTATCAGCGCATCCTGGATTACATCAAGCCAGATTTCGTGCACGTGCTCTATCAGGGCAAGATTGTGAAATCAGGCGATTTCTCGCTGGTTAAACAGTTGGAGGAGCAAGGCTATGGCTGGCTTACCGACGAAGAGTGA
- the sufD gene encoding Fe-S cluster assembly protein SufD, with translation MAGLPTKSETALQQWHHLFESRGDARSLQAQEHWQQLMREGLPTRKSEHWKYTPLDNLLGQQFVLPEVAELDAAQLQAISLPLEAVRLVYLDGAFQPSLSDSEYDLFDIQLSQAAQRRALPAPVQPEVFLHLTESLAEQVTSIRVPRGTTPARPLYLLHISSGDDSKLNTVHYRHHLQLEEGAEAQVIEHYVTLNGKAHFTGSRLTMAVGDNARLTHTKLAFEDAASFHFAHNDVVAGRDAQINSQSFLLGAGLSRHHTSAQLNGENTNLQINSLVLPVGNEVCDTRTWLEHNKGYCQSRQQHKVIVRDKAKAVFNGLIKVAKHALKTDGQMTNNNLLLGRLSEVDTKPQLEIYADDVKCSHGATIGRIDDEQMFYLRSRGIAEEAAEQMIIYAFAAELTEAIADDVLKASVMQRIADRFPGGVA, from the coding sequence ATGGCTGGCTTACCGACGAAGAGTGAAACCGCGCTGCAACAGTGGCACCATCTGTTTGAATCGCGTGGCGACGCGCGCTCATTACAGGCTCAGGAGCACTGGCAGCAGCTGATGCGTGAAGGCTTGCCTACGCGCAAAAGCGAGCACTGGAAATATACGCCGCTGGATAACCTGCTCGGCCAGCAGTTCGTGCTGCCTGAGGTCGCTGAACTTGATGCGGCTCAGCTGCAGGCAATTTCGCTGCCGCTGGAAGCGGTGCGTCTGGTCTATCTGGACGGTGCGTTTCAGCCGTCGTTGAGCGACAGCGAATACGATCTGTTCGATATTCAGCTTTCTCAGGCGGCGCAGCGTCGTGCCTTGCCAGCGCCAGTTCAGCCTGAAGTGTTTCTGCACCTCACTGAAAGTCTGGCTGAACAGGTTACGTCGATTCGCGTTCCGCGTGGAACAACGCCTGCTCGTCCGCTTTACCTGCTGCATATCAGCAGCGGCGACGACAGCAAGTTGAACACCGTGCATTATCGCCATCATCTGCAGCTGGAAGAGGGCGCTGAAGCGCAGGTTATCGAGCATTACGTTACCCTGAATGGCAAAGCGCACTTTACCGGTTCACGACTGACCATGGCGGTAGGCGATAACGCCCGTCTGACGCACACCAAGCTGGCATTTGAAGATGCTGCCAGTTTCCACTTCGCGCATAACGATGTGGTTGCCGGCCGTGACGCACAGATCAACAGCCAGAGCTTCCTGTTGGGTGCGGGCCTGTCGCGTCATCACACCAGCGCGCAGCTGAACGGCGAAAATACCAACCTGCAGATTAATAGTCTGGTGCTGCCGGTGGGTAATGAAGTCTGCGATACCCGCACCTGGCTTGAGCACAACAAAGGCTATTGTCAGAGCCGTCAGCAGCACAAAGTGATTGTGCGCGACAAAGCGAAAGCGGTATTTAACGGCCTAATCAAAGTGGCGAAGCATGCACTGAAAACTGACGGACAGATGACCAACAACAACCTGTTGCTGGGACGTTTGTCTGAGGTCGATACCAAGCCGCAGCTGGAAATTTATGCTGACGACGTCAAGTGTAGCCACGGCGCGACCATTGGCCGTATCGACGATGAACAGATGTTTTACCTGCGCTCGCGCGGTATCGCTGAAGAAGCGGCCGAGCAGATGATTATCTACGCGTTTGCCGCCGAGCTAACCGAAGCGATTGCTGATGACGTGCTGAAAGCCAGCGTGATGCAGCGTATCGCAGACCGTTTTCCTGGAGGAGTGGCATGA